In Methanolobus chelungpuianus, a genomic segment contains:
- the tgtA gene encoding tRNA guanosine(15) transglycosylase TgtA produces MSSRFDIIHKDTAGRIGRLTTPHGVVETPTVMPVINPNLQTIKPSEMRDFGAQILITNSYIIYRKDELREKALQDGLHALLDFDGPIMTDSGSFQLSVYGEVEVTNEQIIDFQQKIGSDIGVPLDIPTPPDVSFERASQELDITIERLQAARKLVTGDMLLAGPVQGSTYMQLREKSARTLSETGFDVYPFGAVVPLMESYRYADLVDVIAASKKGLDPSAPVHLFGAGHPMMFAMAVALGCDLFDSAAYALYAKDGRYITNRGTYQVNDLKYFPCSCPICQKYSPEELRKAHNSTELLARHNLYVTFEEIRTIKQAIWEGNLLELVEQRCRSHPRMLDALKQMYTHSDWLERLDPASKSTFFYCGPESAKRPEVLRFASQLDRFTIRGSALIRPSPGKMDSQYDNVLIFKPPFGAYPQELAEIYPLNAEVVRNPDYESLEQAYLNTIKLVELNPEAEFTLVIQERFGHPLLKKLEGMNNVKVIYPQGE; encoded by the coding sequence ATGTCATCACGATTCGATATCATCCACAAGGACACTGCGGGCCGCATAGGCAGGCTCACAACACCCCACGGCGTTGTCGAGACCCCGACGGTCATGCCTGTGATCAATCCCAACCTCCAGACAATAAAGCCCTCCGAGATGAGGGATTTCGGGGCGCAGATACTGATCACCAACTCCTATATCATCTACCGCAAGGACGAACTGAGGGAGAAAGCCCTTCAGGACGGCCTTCACGCACTTCTTGATTTTGACGGACCCATAATGACCGATTCAGGTTCCTTCCAGCTCTCTGTATACGGAGAGGTGGAGGTCACCAACGAGCAGATAATAGATTTCCAGCAGAAGATAGGCAGCGACATAGGCGTACCGCTGGACATTCCAACTCCTCCCGATGTCAGCTTCGAACGTGCCAGCCAGGAACTTGACATCACTATTGAACGCCTGCAGGCTGCCAGGAAGCTCGTGACAGGGGACATGTTGCTGGCAGGCCCGGTGCAGGGCTCCACTTACATGCAGCTCCGGGAGAAGTCTGCAAGGACCCTTTCCGAAACAGGCTTTGACGTCTATCCCTTCGGGGCCGTTGTCCCGCTGATGGAATCATACCGCTATGCAGACCTGGTTGATGTCATAGCAGCCTCCAAGAAGGGTCTTGATCCCTCTGCTCCCGTGCACCTGTTCGGTGCCGGCCATCCCATGATGTTCGCCATGGCAGTGGCACTGGGCTGTGATCTGTTCGACTCGGCAGCATATGCGCTATACGCGAAGGATGGCCGATATATCACTAACAGGGGAACCTACCAGGTAAACGACCTGAAATACTTCCCATGCTCGTGTCCCATATGCCAGAAGTACTCCCCGGAGGAGCTCAGGAAAGCCCACAACTCAACAGAACTGCTTGCACGGCACAACCTGTACGTTACCTTCGAGGAAATACGCACTATAAAACAGGCCATCTGGGAAGGCAATCTCCTGGAACTCGTGGAGCAGCGCTGCCGTTCACACCCGCGGATGCTGGATGCTCTCAAGCAGATGTATACCCACTCAGACTGGCTTGAGAGGCTGGACCCTGCGTCCAAGTCCACATTCTTCTATTGCGGCCCGGAATCTGCAAAACGTCCCGAAGTGCTAAGGTTTGCCAGCCAGCTCGACCGCTTTACCATTCGCGGCTCGGCCCTGATACGCCCGTCTCCGGGAAAGATGGACAGTCAATATGACAACGTGCTTATCTTCAAGCCACCCTTTGGCGCCTACCCCCAGGAGCTTGCCGAGATATACCCGCTCAATGCCGAGGTCGTGAGAAATCCTGACTACGAGTCTCTGGAACAGGCTTATCTTAATACCATTAAACTTGTGGAACTGAACCCTGAAGCCGAGTTCACTCTTGTCATACAGGAGAGATTCGGGCATCCTCTCCTTAAAAAGCTGGAGGGAATGAATAATGTCAAGGTTATTTATCCGCAAGGCGAGTAA
- a CDS encoding rhodanese-like domain-containing protein — MGKIGEITTEELSVDMDNYKLIDIRSVDAYNGWKEGGEVKGGHIKGSRSLPYKWMHYIDWIEIVRNKGILPEDSLVIYGYDRQQTGEVARQFEKAGYPDVTVYSSFLEWAERDMPMEHLERYRQLVPANWLNRLITEGSAPEYGNDRFVVCHAHYMNPSDYEQGHIPGAISVDTNSLESPETWNRRSPEELKEALESAGISHDTTVIVYGRFSYPRSEDPFPGSSAGHLGAMRCAFIMLYAGVKDVRILNGGIQSWLDSGYELTKEPAWKSRVSFGIDTPQRPEIAVDLEEAKEILASPDKNLVCVRSWREYIGEVSGYNYIQKKGRIPGAVFGDCGSDAYHMENYRNLDHTMREYHEVAENWRKLGITPDKRNAFYCGTGWRGSEAFFNAWLMGWDNSAVYDGGWFEWSNNDLPFETGVPVE; from the coding sequence ATGGGGAAAATAGGGGAAATTACAACTGAAGAACTATCTGTAGATATGGACAATTACAAACTGATCGATATAAGATCGGTTGATGCCTACAATGGCTGGAAAGAAGGTGGGGAGGTAAAAGGTGGCCACATAAAAGGTTCAAGATCACTGCCATATAAATGGATGCACTATATCGACTGGATAGAGATCGTCAGAAATAAAGGGATCCTGCCGGAAGATTCCCTGGTCATTTACGGTTACGACAGGCAGCAGACAGGGGAAGTGGCAAGGCAGTTTGAAAAGGCCGGTTATCCAGATGTGACTGTTTACAGCTCTTTTTTAGAATGGGCGGAGAGGGATATGCCCATGGAGCATCTTGAAAGGTACAGGCAACTGGTTCCGGCCAACTGGCTGAACCGGCTGATCACAGAGGGCAGCGCTCCTGAGTATGGCAATGACAGGTTCGTGGTATGCCACGCCCACTACATGAATCCTTCCGATTACGAGCAGGGACATATCCCCGGAGCAATATCCGTTGATACTAATTCTCTCGAGTCCCCTGAAACATGGAACCGTCGCTCCCCAGAAGAACTGAAAGAAGCACTGGAAAGCGCAGGCATATCACATGACACCACAGTCATTGTCTACGGAAGGTTCTCCTACCCAAGGAGCGAGGACCCGTTTCCGGGAAGCAGCGCAGGTCATCTGGGAGCCATGCGATGTGCGTTCATCATGCTCTATGCAGGTGTGAAGGATGTCCGCATACTTAACGGGGGTATTCAGTCATGGCTTGATTCAGGTTATGAGCTCACAAAAGAGCCTGCCTGGAAGAGCAGGGTATCTTTCGGGATCGATACCCCGCAAAGACCGGAGATCGCTGTCGACCTTGAAGAGGCAAAAGAGATCCTTGCATCTCCTGACAAGAACCTGGTTTGCGTCAGAAGCTGGCGGGAATACATAGGAGAGGTAAGCGGTTACAACTATATACAGAAAAAGGGCCGGATCCCGGGAGCGGTGTTCGGAGACTGCGGTTCGGATGCCTACCATATGGAAAACTACAGGAACCTTGACCATACAATGCGCGAATACCACGAAGTTGCAGAGAACTGGAGGAAGCTCGGTATCACTCCCGACAAGCGCAATGCCTTCTACTGCGGGACCGGCTGGAGAGGCAGTGAGGCATTCTTCAACGCATGGCTTATGGGCTGGGATAATTCCGCAGTCTATGACGGCGGGTGGTTCGAGTGGAGTAATAATGACCTTCCCTTTGAGACAGGTGTGCCGGTAGAATGA
- a CDS encoding DUF21 domain-containing protein, which produces MISILWLFILLCLIQSAIFSGLTIGLFGLAPLRLEIEAESRNPYALKVIEFRRDPNFLLATLLWGNVGTNVLLAMLTDRVMVGTLAFVMSTVLIACFGELAPQAYFSRNALKLGAHLSPLVKIYSILLYPVAKPSAIVLDWWLGKEKVEYFKERAFRTMIMKHMSSASSDIDRCEGIGALNFLSIDDLDIKKEGSIIHPLSIIQLPFEGDLPIFPKVGSTTGDDLVQQVAASGKKWTIIVNEMNVPKIAIDSDAFLRGALRVDRDFNPYRYCHHPIVVTDPLEKIGSVINRLKVYPIDSEDDVIDQDLILYWNKDDPEKRIITGSDILGRLLRGIVVRVE; this is translated from the coding sequence ATGATCTCTATTCTGTGGCTATTCATACTTCTATGTCTCATACAGTCTGCTATCTTCTCAGGGCTGACCATCGGTCTTTTCGGACTGGCACCCCTGAGGCTTGAGATCGAGGCTGAGTCAAGGAACCCGTACGCTCTGAAAGTTATTGAGTTCAGGAGAGATCCTAATTTCCTTCTGGCGACTTTACTTTGGGGCAATGTAGGGACAAACGTGCTGCTGGCAATGCTTACTGACAGGGTAATGGTAGGAACTCTGGCTTTTGTAATGTCCACGGTGCTGATAGCCTGCTTTGGTGAATTGGCACCCCAGGCATATTTCTCACGTAATGCCCTTAAACTGGGTGCACATCTGTCACCTCTTGTTAAGATCTACAGTATCCTGCTCTATCCTGTCGCAAAGCCTTCCGCAATAGTCCTCGACTGGTGGCTTGGCAAGGAAAAGGTTGAGTACTTTAAGGAAAGGGCTTTCAGGACTATGATCATGAAGCATATGAGCTCAGCAAGTTCGGACATTGACAGGTGTGAGGGAATCGGGGCATTGAATTTCCTTTCTATCGATGACCTTGACATCAAGAAGGAAGGATCCATTATCCACCCGCTCAGTATTATACAGCTGCCCTTTGAGGGGGATTTACCAATATTCCCTAAAGTTGGGAGCACCACAGGTGATGATTTGGTGCAGCAAGTAGCAGCTTCCGGCAAGAAGTGGACAATTATTGTCAATGAGATGAACGTGCCAAAGATAGCTATCGATTCTGATGCCTTTCTTAGAGGGGCGCTGAGAGTTGACAGGGATTTTAACCCATATAGGTACTGCCATCATCCTATCGTGGTAACAGACCCCCTGGAAAAGATAGGGAGCGTCATTAATCGGCTGAAAGTATATCCTATAGATTCAGAAGATGATGTTATTGATCAGGATCTAATCCTTTACTGGAACAAGGACGATCCTGAAAAAAGAATCATCACAGGCTCGGACATCCTCGGCCGCCTGCTGCGCGGGATAGTTGTCAGGGTGGAGTGA